The following is a genomic window from Lagenorhynchus albirostris chromosome 2, mLagAlb1.1, whole genome shotgun sequence.
TGTCATGAGGCACAGTGGGATTGGGTAAGGAGTAACAGAATACAGTATTTCAGCCAAAACTTTTATTATGGCTAAAAAATactgggaaaaaaacccatatcCTACTTTCTATAACATACAACTATTGAAATATACAGACAAATAATAACTTAAAGGAACAAATAGTTACAAGCAAACTTAAAGCTTAGCCCTCACCAGGTGGTGGCTGTTTTTTCAGCTCCCGCCCAGTGATCTTTCCAGTCTGTTAGTTCTTGCTCTTGAGCAGCCAGATTTTAGTCTGCTGGGAAGAGAGAATTTATGGGATGTAGCACCAGATATACTGTTGATCTCCAAAAGTGCGCTAGCTCTTAGGGCTGTGGGGGTAGGGGAGTAGCTGTGATCTTTAGGCTAGAAAGACTTCCTGAGGGAGAAGAGTGTGGAGCAGAGTTAAGAAGAAAgcatgggaaaaaattaaaaaaaaaaaaaaagaagaaagcatggGGATAAGTACTTTGATCTTAAGAAGTGGGATACAGATTATTAATAGTGCCTAGATTTATATGAAGTTTATTTCAAATACCTCCTATCTATCTACTGAGCAACTACGAAAACTAAACTCATAGTCCAGTTGTCTGAGAGGCTGCAGACATACATGTATGTAAAACTAGGAGGAAATTTCTGGCAGAATTAGGATAGTGACTAATACATTACCAGACAGTAAAGCATGAACCCAGTAAAGCATGTGGGTCAAGTCGCTGCAGTTCTGGATATATGTCAAGGTTTGGCTCCATGGGGAGGGAAAGCAGGCACAAatctgtggcctgggggttgaAAGTCTAGGCTTAGGTCGCAGCTCTCCtactagctgtgtgcccttggacaAGTGACACACTCTGAGCTTATTCATCAAATAGGGATAATATCAACTCTGATTCCTCAGGATTACTGAAAAGGATCAAAATGAGTTAAACGTTGAATTCAAAAAGTACAATAGAAATGTGAGGCAATATAATTAGAAGAGAATAAAGGATTTTCATACACATTTCATTTGCATctcgcaaaaaaaaataaacctagaaAATGCACATTAGCATTTCCATTTTCCACAGAACATTGACTGCCAGATACCGTCCTAAAGTCACGTAGCTAATAAGCACCTGAACCTATGAACCTAAACTCAACGCTTCTTGGGATTTCAAATCTCACGCTCTTCTGATTGCATTAGGTAGGAGCAAGGGAGAGCTGAGAACATTTAAGGAGGTTATTCAAAGGACCGGTTCTGGGGAGTAACTTAGCAATTAACATGcgagaaggtgacatctgagtaGAGCTGAGTGGGAGCCCGGAGACAGGGGAAGGCTTCATTCACAGAGAGTCTCTGGTATTCCTGCccctggagggaggaggaagtgCAGTTTCACCTCCATCCCTGGACCGCCAACCCAGCTTCTCCCCTAGACCATCGTTCGAGGCGGGAAGCGGGCGGGGTATCGGAAAGCCTGATGCTTAATGGTGAGTCCTCGGATTTTAAAGAGGGAGGAAAGTCCTGAGAGGGCGACGTatagttcctttttatgtctcGCTATTCACGTAGCCCAGAGGGGCAAAAAGGCGTAAGCCCATGGAGCATCGAGAAGGACCACAAGCCTGACAGCCACCATCTTCTCGGTTCCGGCAAAAGACTACCAGGACCATAATGCAACGGTGCGCCGAGCCAATGGGTCGCATCTCGCTGCACACATGCAGGGAGATCCAATTCCCAGGGAGCAGCGAGCGGAAGACTACGAGGCCCATCAGGCAAGCCAAAGGCCTCTTCTTCCGATGACTGGCCTAGCTCTGGAAAACCTGCCCGCGCCCAGGATCCTCCGCGCGCAAGATGGCCGCGCCGGGAGCGGAAGCGGAGCGGAGGAGGTGCTAGGCTCTACGCCCCCTCGGCCTTCCGTGAGGACCGTACCAGTCCGAAGAAGGAAGCTCATGGACCCGAAAAATGCGTACTGCCTTTTCTCGCCGTGACCATGGGGGCGTACTGACAAAGCCTTTGATCTGATAGGCAACCCCAGCATTTCGCAGCCCTGACTTGGAACCTCCCCGAGGACTGCAGTGTAAGCGCGGTCTCTGCGTTCCGACCGAGGCAGGAGGCCAGTCAGGCAGGTCCCTCTGTCCCGACAGGTGGGACACTGAGCACTCCATGCCAGCGGGCGCGGGGAGGCGTGGCCTCCCCCAGGGCCGCCACCTCTGCTGGTTGCTCTGCGCTTTCACTTTAAGGCTCTGGTAAGgaggggctgagggcagggaaAAGGAGGGGACGGGAGGATCGGATCGTCCCCGCCCCCTGTGTCCCTGGACcgtggaggtgggggggtggggtggggggaggttccCTGTTTCCCGGCTTCTGACTTTTGCCCATTTCCCCCCCTCACCCGCTTCAGCCAAGCAGAAGCTCCCGTGCGGGAGGAGAAGCTGTCAGGTGGGTGATGGTCTGGGAACCCGACGCCCctatagttgttttgttttgttttcacctcCTCCCATATACCTAGAGATCAGGTGGAAAAGGGCGGCACCACGTGGAGCGAGGGCATTCAGCTGTGATGGGAAGTTGATGGGCAGAACTTAGGggagaaatattttctgaacGAGGTCTGGGGCttgcatttctctccctctctagtGAGCACCTCAAATTTGCCGTGCTGGCTGGTGGAAGAGTTTGTGGTGGCGGAAGAGTGTGCTCCATGTTCTAATTTCCAGGCTGTGAGTATCtgttttctctccccttcttcttACATCGAATCAGACAGGGACTGTCTATCTAAGTATGCCTTTgcattgtcttttcgtcttttttcCTTGCAGTCTCAGTGTGAGTCCAAATCTAAACTGGTCTTGCCCCTGAAAATGTGCCCTTTTCTTTCCAAGTTAATGGCAACGTTCAGCTAATAACCgtgttctgttcatttttaatcTAGTAGGTTCTGGAACCTGCCCTTGCCTCTCGTAGACTATTGACCCTGAAGTGTTCTTAGTAACACGTACTTCTCATCCTGTAACCACCACCTCATCACCCCCGTGAGAACTCTTCATTAGTTCTCTGTTGCCTACCAGCTCTGAGCCGTAGCACTTGGACACCTGCCCATTCTGAATGGCAGCCTTCCTGTTTCTCCTGCTGCCCCTTCCTAACAAGTGCTTTGGTCCTTTCCTCCTGGCAGAAAACCACCCCCGAGTGTGGTTCCACAGGGTATGTGGAGAAAATCACATGCAGCTCAACTAAGAGGAGCGAGTTCAAAAGGCAAGTGCTGTTTCTCTTCTTGAATCCTCCTAGATCACCCCTTTGCTTCTGTGACTTTAGGTAGATagtcctgcctcttcctctttgTATGGAGGTAGCATGGCATATTGGAAAGGGGAGGGGATTTGGAGGCAAATTACTTGAACCGAAGTCCCAGCTCTACTTCTCAGCACTATATTATTGGCCAtattttctcatcattaaaaCTGGTTAATACCAGCTCTGCTTATCTcaccagaaaataaattaaatatttgaatggGATTAATGTACTGTAaaccctttatttttatttttggccgcaccatgcggcatgctggatcttagttccccgaccagggatcgaacctgtgccccctgtagtggaagcgcggagtcttaaccactggagcatcagggaagtccctgtactgtCAACACTTTAGAAGGCTGACGCtggtttcctcttttctcctcagATATATCTTGGTGAGGATGAAACAGGAGGGAGATTAGAGGGAGAGGCAGTCTGGTCTTCCCTGGGGATAACTGTTTCTTCTTGCCCTCAGCTGCCGCTCAGCTCTGATGGAACAACACTTATTCTGGAAATTCGAAGGGACTGTCATAGGTGTGGCCTTGGTCTTTGCTTGCCTTGTCATTGTTCGTCAGCGACAACTGGACAGAAAGGCGCTGGAAAAGGTCCGGAAGCAAATTGAGTCCATATAGCTACCTCCTCCCGTTTCATCTGGGTCTTAGAGACCCTACCTCAGACAGAAAGGGGAATGAACTGACTCGTGCCCCTGGTTCTCTGGAACCTTGTGGTGGCACCCCCTTTCTCCCATCTTCCTCGTCTAAATCATTAATGAGcagaataaaaagagtaaaatcgTTTCCTTCCCTAGTGTAATTTGGTTTGGGGCAGGAAGTCATGGGggtagagagggaaagagagtggCAACTTTAGGCCCCAGTTTACCAGGTACctatcttcctccctcctctactATTACTTAAAACTGTCAGGATAcaattttagcaaaaaaaaaaatttatttctcagccaAAATGTCAGTTTCCCCTCAACCCTAtccccaaagaagaaataaaatcacagatACATGACAAAAGTATTTGAGGTGCCCCTTGACATAGGCAGACTGAGCCATGGGGTACAGACATCTAGGGCATCCTGATGTGATTCAGACCCCTGAGGCCAAACAGCCCTGAGTGGGAACCCCAGGAGGAAGCAGAACCACAGCCAGCGGAGGCCTGGATTCCTTATTGTGATTGGGAAGTGGGCCAGGAAGTGTTACCGCTCACATCTCATCTGCATGCAGCACAGTTCTGATGTGCCTGCTGGGGCCTGCCCTCCCTCCTGTCTTCTCAAGCAGTGTCCTTGTTGAGCCATTTACACCCTTGGCCCCAGGTGGCCCCTCCAATCTGGACTCCACCGCTGGATTCTCCAGATTTTCTGTCATGTCCTTGTGAGTCAGGATGTTTCTGGAAATCACTGTGGGGTGAAGGAAAAAGGGCAGTAGAATAGTGCTCCCTTGGTTGGGGATCCTAGACAGAACAggacctccctcccacttctTGACTACTCTGGAAAACAGAGTCCTTTCCTGCCCTTGCCTCTCACCTCCATGAGGCTGGTAATCCTCAGGCCCAGCTTCTGGTAAGCCCTGAAAGGGGCTGAAACTGGGCAGGATGATGAGAgccaaggagaaaagaaggatcTGGGAAGAAGCAAGAGGACATTTGGGCTGTGGGGACAATaagggaagggagcagagggcagAGTGACTAGGGGGCAGTTGGGGTCATCAGGGATGGGAAGATAGGTCTGGCTATGGAGTGGGGGCATCAGGATGGCAACCTGGCAGAagatggaggaggtggcaggggAGATGGGAAATAGATTAATGGTACCAGAACACAAGTGCTAGTCTGGGCAGCTTTGTTGGAGGTTTGAACAATAAGCATCTGCAGCTGGCGGAGCTGAGTCACCAGGGAGCTGGGAAACGAGGAATGAAGAGTTAGATCTCCTGGGAACCAGGGCCCAAGAATGGTATCCCTGTGTGCTGCACCCTTACCCCAACACACGCACTATGTTTTCACTCACATGTTGTGCCTCTCCAGCTCCTGGACTTTTTTCTGTAGTTGCTGGTTCTGTGCAGAACAGGCAGCCACCCTAGGAAGGGTGGAAAGGTAGGATAAGGCTCTGTAATCATGAGTCCCTGACCTTGCCTGCCTTGGTGAGGAAGGGGGCCCAGTCGTGAATCCAGAAATGTGAGTCCAAACATACCTGCTCTCTAGTCCATCGATGTACTCTTTCTTCCGCCGCCGACTGTCCTGAGCTGACTGCTTGTTACGGATTTTCCTCCTGACCTTCTTGAGGACCCTCTCCTCTGCCTGGGGGCCCAGGGTGTGTCAGTCCCGGGCCCTTAACCTCCCCCAACTCCTCAACTCTTCCCCTGCTATCCTGGCTCCTCAGAGGCCATGGTAGAGCCGCTGGGTTACGATACCCTTTGGGGAAGCGTGTTACCTTGGTGAGGGGCAGGTGAGAGGGTAGGGACACCCCTTCCTGTCCCAGCAGACGCTTCTCCTCTTCTGTCAGGAACAAGGTTTGACAGGGCAGCTGGTGGGGGACGAGAGAAGATGAGAATGGAGAGAGGGTCATCCCATTTTCAGTACTCATGCTGTTCCCCTTGCATGCCTCCTGGAGAGAGTTTCCTATTTGCACTGAGGAATAACAAACCATAAAATGAGATGAGGGGCAGGGACCTTCATGCAGACAGGCTGTTGATTAAACCACAGGGACTTCCTGAGGCTGACAAGGGAGAAAGGTGGTTTTGTCATATTTTTGCCCACAGACTTAAGACCTTGGCAATCACAGCAAGTTAGGAAGGGCCTATTCTGGTCCACATTTGCGGAGACCTTGTGGGTATTGGAAGAGGATGTGGAGTAACTCACTAAGGTAGGGTTTGCTTGACCTTACAGCAGGCAAATGATTCATTGTCAGCCATTAACTTCAGCTTGGCACAGTGTTACCATGACCTGCCAACCACAAGGAGATCCCTGGGGCAATGGCCCATCCTCCCCTAGGGGCTGAGCCCTAACTTTCAGACTGAAGTTCTGTCCCCTCTCAAACAATTCCCCAAAGGCAACCAGACTGAACAACTTCTCATAACAAAGTATGTGGGGAACATAGACTGGTGTCTGGTTAATGTGAGCCCATCAACTGGGTAACTTGCTTTTCTAACTAATACTTCTTTTTGAAAGATTTATGCTTCACTTTGTGACTCAAGAGGAATTTGCTTTTGCCTGTTGATGGTCTTTGGCTTTTAGCTAAACCACTTCTATCTCTGCCTTATTCTGATGTTCCCTTCTTGCCTCTCTGACTATTTGGTGAGTCGTTAGAGGGGTGTCCCTCCCAATCCACCTAATCAAAATCTCTAAAAATGAGGTCTAGAGGTAtttatgtatgtacgtatgtatgtatttttggctgtgccgtgcggcttgcgggatcttagttcctgaccagggatggaacccgtgccccctgcagtggaagcgcagagtcctaaccactggactgccagggaattcccctagagggttttattttattttattattattttttttcggtacgcgggcctctcactgttgtggcctctcccattgcggagcacaggctccggacgcgcaggctcagcggccatggctcacgggcccagccgctccgcggcatgtgggatcttcccggactggggcacgaacccgtgtcccctgcatcggcaggcggactctcaaccactgcgccaccagggacaaaaccaaaaacaaaacaaaacaaaaccgggacttccccggtggtccagtacAAACTCCTCAGTGTTTCTGATGCACACTCAAATTTAGATGCCTCAGACTTTTTAAGATTCCTCAGCCCAAAATTCTAAGATGCTTGGCTTGGCTTCTGGTCTCAGCTTCAACCACAGATTTTCAGGGAGGCTAGAACCTATTCCCTGCCTTTTGCACACAAGGAGTCCTTTTCAGGATAAAGGGAGGAACAGTGACCTGGGCAAGACCCCCTCCTCATCCCCGCTGCAGGAACCAGCCCAGCTAGCCCTGGGAAGGTATGTGATGTGTTACTCCCCTACACTGTAACCATGGGCAGTGGGTGCCTGGTGAACCATTGTTCCAGTAAAAAACGTAGTTGCAGTTGCTTCTACATTCTGTGCCCAGTAACCAGTTGGATTCCCAGGTGGCCTGTCACGTTTCCACATCCTGACCCAAAGCCGAGACGATGGCCCTAGCTGAGCAGACAATGCTCATGGGTCTGGGCTTTCTCCAAACCCTATCCCTGGATTCGCTCAGCCCACCCTCTCCTTAACTGAGGCATCCCCCCCCTTACCCCCAAGGGATTCTGTCTCTCTTGTCTTTTCCTGCTCTTAAAGTTGCCCACCTCTCCCTGGCATTCAGGCCTGATGCCACAAAAATTAGGGCAAGGACAGTGTTCAGCATCAGTTTTCCCCTCCCTCATCCCCTTCTCCCCAGTTCTGTGTATCAGGGAGTACTGAACCCAGCTGACCCCCAGGACTCACCAGGGCTGCAGGAGGCACTGAGTTTACAGGGCCTGCTCTGGGCAGGATGTGGGCATGAGCATCAGGAGGCAGCTCACTGACCACACAGGCATCAGGCACCATAAACGGTGGGCTCCACTGATCTGAGGGAAACATAGGTGGCTGGGAGAAAGGAGATGGATGGCCGCAGGCCCTGGGTAGTGGCACAGGTTGGGGAAACCCCCTTAACCCCAGGGTTAGGGCTGGACCTGAAGGGCCATTGTCCGCTGCCCACAAAGAACACTGACCTATTTGGATGGAGATGAGCCCTACAGCTGGCCCAGCTTCCCCCTGCATCCTCTCTAGGGTCCCTGCCTCATAGACAACCTCATAGAGGGCAGGGGAACTGGGTggcttgggggcagggggacTGTCTGGATGGCGAGGATCCTCAGAGATTCCACTGTCACTGCCAGGAGAGGCTTCTGAGCAGTACACTTCATTGGGATCAATGAAAAGTTTCAGGAAATCTTCAGGCTCACTCTCTTGAAGACCCTACAGTAGAAGAGGATGTATATGTGTTTAAGGAAGAATTCTGGAAGTCCTATCTAACGTCAAAACTAGATCCTTCATGCTTCAGTTTCAGTCCCTTCTGTCCTTGGACATGAGGATAGTTACAGCTCATGTCTTCAGACTTCTAAGCGGGCTCTGTCTTCAGACTTCTAAGCGGAAGCTGAAGCCTCTTGGACTTCTTATCACAGAGTTGTCTCAACCCACACCCACTCCCATTCATCACACTCACACAGCCATGGCCCCCACTGGACTCCCAGCCTTGCAGCCCCTGTTCCTGTAGCCTAGTTACTGGGACCTCTGAAGGTGGACCATGGAGTCCCAGCTCCAGGAAGGATCCTGTTGAGAAGACGtcttctggaggctccagccACATTTCCAGCAGGTCAGGGGTTCTGAAATCCATGCTTCTGCGGGGAGGcatggggggggaaggggggcagtTGCAGAAGGAGAATGAtggctctccccctcccccaccccccacagttTCTgggctcctctccctcttccattATCCCCTTTCCTCACCTGTGCAGCCCCCTCACCTGTCACCCGGAGCTGTCGCCTTCGGCCTTATCTCTCTGGTTCAGACCAACAGGCACCCCCCTGGGTATTACCTGTTCCGAAGAGCCCAGCCCTGCCAAGCCAGCCTAGCCCGTTGATGGCCCCAAACACTAcaccttttctttcctccaggaTCTCGCATCCTGGACCTGCCTAGCCAAACCCCGCCCCCAGCCTTACACTACGTAAGTGGGTTGCACCTAGCCAGGAGCCACGATAGGGGCGCAGTAGCTGGAGCAGGGGGTTAAGAGGAGGAGCGTGCACAAACCGGTCTTAAAACAGCAGCCTGccctttctgcctcagtttctcctagCGATAGCAAATCTTCCTGAGGGTTTGCTGGCTCCTCAGGGAAGGATAGAGATGGCTGTGACTGGAGCACAGGACGCTTGAGTGCCTGTCCTCTGGACGTCAGTTTTACAGGCGGGAAACCACGGCGGGGTTGAAAACAAAGGAGGGAAGAGTCCATAGGATTGCCGAAGACTGACAGAggcatcccttcccccaccccgtggcGCTCTTCCCACACTTGAGTCTGATTGGACGCTAAAGACATCCAGAGGTTTTGAGGGGTAGTGCATTGAGCCAATGGGATTACCGTCTCGAGGCAGGCTCCACCGTAACTGGTCGGAACGGGCTGTCAGAGAAGGAGTGGGGCCAATGCGGCCGGAGCACTTATTTGTCTGGCGGGGGTTTGGTTCTGAGGGAGGGTAAGAGCCAGAAGACTTACTgtagggaaggggtgggggatgtGTGGGGGGGCGCCGGGGGAACTTCCGGAATGTGGGCTGAGGCTTGGTTTGGTTTCACTTGCCACGTGACTCCGAAGTGTTAGGGAGTAAATAACCTGTTGACCCAAGTTACGTGACAGCACTTTGACTCAGCGGGCGGAAAGTCGCGCAATCGCAGGTTGTCCAAATCCGTAATCCATGCATTATGCTACTGATAAAGAACAGCACTTATATACGCACACTCACAGGACCCTCTGTTAACTAACGGAGGGACAAGGGCCTAGAAAACTGCAAGAGGTTAAAAAATCATTCGGATTTGGTTTGGGAATGACTTATTTTTTGCGTATGATTACCAACGACAATATGCAATATGTGTCCTGCATTTGTATagtttacaaaatgtttttttgtaAGCATTGTTCCTCATTTAATACACAACAGCGCTGAGGTAGACAGGGCAGGTAATGTTTTACTAACTTCACCAATGAGAAGACAGATACGTGACTAGAATGTAGTAATACCGAAACTCAGGGCATTTTGCCTTGGTCCAGAGACTGATGACCCAGGAAttcactttaaataaaataatggatataGGATAATACTGATATAGGTATGATTTTTCATCTGCCTGCCTCCCCATCAGTACTTCAAATAAAGGATAGCTGAGTGAATAAAGCACAAAAATTTGGGTTGATCCAGAGTTCAAACTGGTATTCTTCCCGTGAAAATTTAAATGAGCTGAGGGTGAAGACAAGAACAggatataatatttattaagtaactGATATATGGTCAGGTATTTTCATGTTACTCATACAATTCTCATAACAACTCACAGCTGGCagaaagaagttaagtaactttctcaagattactcttgttgactgaaaaacatagcacaacctaaaagttgagaattttgttttatttggcagtctttctgaggacttcaagcctgggaggcagcctctcagatggctctaagggactgctccaaagaggtaagggaggaaccaggatatacagcagtttttgcaacaaagaccaggtattAGGAACATCAAaggattattattaattaaagaaaaccagatatctcaagttaatgaagtTAGCACTCTATGTATGGGAAAATGTAAGAGCttgggctcactgaaattattcctttgatttaCACCTTAGCTCTCTAGGGCCAGTTTCCTGTTCTATCCCATCCCAAGTCCCTCAGGGCACACCTTTggaggtggctgcagtggctgagggcctGGCAGCAGGGCAGCCCATTCCTATCCATCCTGAGTTCTCTCTGGGCTTACCAGGCACCTGtagtggcttgatggctgcaacatcctttgtttactcaCATGGcgggcaacatttttcattcacacttTGTAAGTAGCTGAACCAAGATTTGGATGCCTGAGCCCATATTCTTTGCACTATACGAAGCTACCTTGCTGGGGCTTTCTCAAATTTTCCCACTGTGGCTTTCCTGCTCATCTCCCCGCATCTTGCTCAAGTAGTGAGGAGACAAAGCAGGCTTCCTAGATTCATGCAGAGCTCTAAGGAAAGCGGAGCTGTCCTTGCTGAGATCTTTCCTAGAGGAAGAAAGTTTTCAAAGGGCTTCCTGCAGGCTGCATGTGTAGAGATGATTAAGTGGAAGATATACAGTCATCCCTGCTTATCTGTGGGGGATAGGTTCCAAGATCCCCCTCGGACACCAAAGTCCTCAAATGTTCAAGTCCCTTAAGTAAAATGATGTAGTACAGGCAGCCCTCTGTATTCGTGGTAGCAGTTCCGCATCTGTGAATAGGGAGGGCTGACTGCTCTCAGCCTCTGTTAGAACTGGATGGAAACTCTGGCATCATCTGTTAGTCTAACTTCCCTCTTCCACCTGATTTATCAAGCTCCTGAGAGGGCaaatgacttgcctaagatcacacatcAATTAAAGTAGAGCTGGGACTAGAACCCAAGTGTCCTGACTCCCAGTCCATGATTCCTTGTTAATTTactaattaacagtaatcttgaAAGCATAATTTGTGACAGACAAACCAGTGCATGCATATTATTCCCTTGAATAATCTGGAGTTTTCCCTAatagtaatttttatcttttttattttaaaatatttatttattttggctgatcTGGGTcatagttgcggcacatgggatctttgctGAGTCATGTGGGCttatagttgtggcatgtgggcttcttagttgcgatATAcggacttttctttaaaatttatttatttatttatttttggctgtgttgggtcttcgtttctgtgcgagggctttctctagttgcagtgagcgggggccactcttcatcgcggtgtgcgggcctctcactgtcgcggcctctcttgttgtggagtacaagctccagatgcacaggctcagtagttgtggctcacaggcctagttgctctgcggcatgtgggatcttcccagaccagggctcgaacccatgtcccctgcattggcaggcagattctcaaccactgcgccaccagggaagccccggactttttttttttttttttttaatttggctgtgttgggtcttagttgtggcaggcgggatcttttgttgtggcacatgggcttctctagttgcagcgtgtgggctccagagcgtgtgggctcagtagttgtggcacgtgggcttagttgccccgcagcaggtgggatcttagttccccgaccagggatcgaacctgggccccctgtattgggaatgtgcagtcttacccactggaccaccagggaagtcccagtaatttttatcttttaatgaagAGCTTGGAACAGCAACGATACTTTCATTAAGTGACAGGACACCAATACCACATTTCACTTACATCCTGATCTTAGAATCCTGTATGATTCTTTTCTCCTAGACCCCCTCCACCAAGAAGTCCTGATATTCCCTTTTCTTAAGGAAGTTGCTGGCCTGCATTTCCAGAGCCTTCTCAGAGGCATCACCATGTCCCTTCTTTAGGTGAGGCCTTTTcacatttgcaaaaaaaaatagactgaCCCCCcccttcattttcctcctttgcACCCTACCCTCCCATGAAACTAGAAGAGGATTCGGATAGCACAGTGATGTGGGCCAAGAGTATCCAGGCTAAGGAAGCAGTGAAGGTCCAGAGTCGAAAATACCCTGGTTcattcaaagaacagaaaacagaaaggaggcccacagggctggagggagagaagtTGGAGAGTTCCAGATGAGACTGGAGAGAACCCTGGCCAGATGCCTCGAGGCACGGTAAGGGTGATAAGCTGGAGTGTGCCGAGAGAAGCTCCTCACTGAGTGGGGTTTCAGCAACCTCTGAGAAGGGTCCCACCACTTTTTTACCCACTTGCAGGCAGAAGGCTGCAGAGAAGTCAGCTCCGGCCATTGGTAGTTCAAGAAGGGTTGATTTTCAAGAAATACCCTCACTTTGCTATTCCCCTTTTCCAATTTTCCTTgtcctttttcttccttgtggGTGCTGGCGAGGGAGTCAAGCAAGAAAGTCAGTCCTAAGAAGGGAATGCTTTCCCTTTGGTGCCCAGGTGCCCAGAAGGGGATCTTAGAATCTTCTAAGAGAGATAAGAAGACTTCGGCCCAAGACCAGGCAGATATCTTCAGAGATGTGGGAGGCGGAAGACTTGGGAATGCGGGGGTTGCGTATGGCGCACCAGCCTTGACCGCGGGGTTTCTAGCTTCCTCTTTTAGAATCTTCAAAGGATCGGAAGCCTTCGTT
Proteins encoded in this region:
- the JTB gene encoding protein JTB encodes the protein MPAGAGRRGLPQGRHLCWLLCAFTLRLCQAEAPVREEKLSVSTSNLPCWLVEEFVVAEECAPCSNFQAKTTPECGSTGYVEKITCSSTKRSEFKSCRSALMEQHLFWKFEGTVIGVALVFACLVIVRQRQLDRKALEKVRKQIESI